A portion of the Sulfuriferula sp. AH1 genome contains these proteins:
- the nadB gene encoding L-aspartate oxidase, which yields MEHTDVLIIGSGLAALTTALHLAETMQITILTKKTLQDSASAWAQGGIAAVLADDDTVEAHIQDTLIAGAGLCDEAAVRFVVEHGRAAVQWLVEVGVPFTEDIASDTGFHLTREGGHSARRIIHAADATGRAVQRTLCQQIRLHPNITLLEHHIAIDLITGAKLGRDDRRCYGSYVLDSRNGRVKTFMARHTVLATGGAGKVYLYTTNPDVATGDGVAMAWRAGCSVANMEFMQFHPTCLYHPRAKSFLISEAVRGEGGLLKLPDGTRFMPAHDSRAELAPRDVVARAIDWEMKKRGLDCVYLDISHQPADFITSHFPNIYQRCLELGIDITREPIPVVPAAHYTCGGVMTDLAARTDINNLYAVGEVAHTGLHGANRLASNSLLECLVFGRVVAQTILTSAPAQTNVLPEWDESRVTDADEEIVLSHNWDELRRFMWDYVGIVRTNKRLERAAHRIALLAGEINEYYENFRVSNDLIELRNLVVTADLIVRCAQLRHESRGLHTSRDYPQTAAVAVDTVIRP from the coding sequence ATGGAACATACCGACGTACTCATCATTGGCTCCGGCCTGGCTGCATTGACTACTGCCCTGCATTTGGCAGAAACGATGCAGATTACTATTCTGACCAAGAAAACTTTGCAGGATTCAGCTAGCGCTTGGGCGCAGGGCGGGATTGCGGCGGTGTTGGCTGATGATGATACGGTAGAAGCGCATATTCAGGACACTTTGATCGCCGGTGCCGGATTGTGCGATGAGGCTGCAGTGCGCTTCGTGGTGGAGCACGGGCGCGCAGCCGTGCAATGGCTGGTCGAGGTGGGTGTGCCGTTCACCGAGGATATCGCCAGCGACACCGGCTTTCACCTGACACGTGAAGGCGGGCATAGCGCGCGGCGTATCATCCATGCCGCCGATGCCACCGGGCGTGCGGTACAGCGTACCTTGTGCCAGCAGATTCGGCTTCACCCCAACATTACGCTGCTCGAACACCATATCGCCATCGACCTGATTACCGGCGCCAAGCTCGGGCGCGACGACCGGCGCTGTTATGGCAGTTATGTGCTGGATAGCCGGAATGGGCGGGTCAAGACCTTTATGGCCAGGCATACCGTATTGGCAACCGGCGGCGCGGGCAAGGTTTATCTGTATACGACCAATCCCGATGTGGCGACCGGCGACGGCGTGGCGATGGCGTGGCGGGCAGGCTGCAGTGTCGCCAATATGGAATTCATGCAGTTTCACCCGACTTGTCTGTACCATCCGCGCGCCAAGTCGTTTCTGATTTCCGAGGCTGTGCGCGGCGAGGGCGGTTTGTTGAAATTGCCCGATGGCACGCGTTTCATGCCTGCGCACGACTCGCGTGCAGAGCTCGCGCCGCGTGACGTGGTGGCGCGCGCCATCGACTGGGAAATGAAGAAGCGCGGTCTGGATTGCGTGTATCTGGATATCTCGCACCAGCCGGCGGATTTTATCACCAGCCACTTCCCCAATATCTATCAGCGCTGCCTGGAACTGGGTATAGACATCACCCGCGAGCCTATCCCTGTGGTACCTGCCGCCCATTACACTTGTGGCGGCGTAATGACGGATCTGGCGGCGCGTACGGATATCAACAACCTGTATGCCGTAGGTGAGGTTGCGCACACCGGCTTGCACGGCGCCAACCGGCTGGCCAGTAATTCCCTGCTGGAATGCCTGGTATTCGGTCGGGTGGTGGCGCAAACCATATTGACGTCAGCGCCTGCGCAGACCAATGTGCTGCCGGAATGGGACGAAAGCCGGGTAACCGATGCCGACGAGGAAATCGTGCTGTCGCACAACTGGGACGAGTTGCGCCGTTTCATGTGGGATTATGTGGGTATCGTGCGTACCAACAAGCGGCTGGAACGCGCCGCGCACAGGATCGCGTTGTTGGCCGGGGAAATCAATGAATATTATGAAAATTTCCGTGTCAGCAATGACCTGATCGAGTTGCGCAATCTCGTGGTTACCGCCGATCTGATCGTGCGCTGTGCGCAATTGCGACATGAGAGCCGCGGGCTGCATACCAGCCGCGATTACCCGCAAACCGCGGCGGTTGCGGTGGATACGGTAATTCGGCCCTGA
- the cheB gene encoding chemotaxis-specific protein-glutamate methyltransferase CheB encodes MINVLIAEDSPAVREFLVHILGSDPDILIVGTANDGEQAIEAVERYRPDVITMDIHMPKMDGLEATRRIMETHPTPIVIVSGSTDPHETATMFRAIEAGALAVLKRPNGIGHPEHETTVRELVQTVKLMAEVRTVRRWPKTRVEPMLTPPAKTVAEGAAKIKVIAIGASTGGPPVLQTILAMLPRDFPVPVLVVQHMAIGFITAFAEWLAKTSTLPVHVAMHGEHLVPGHVYVAPDEFQMKVGFGGKIVLAKDEPENGLRPSVAYLFRSLVAVYGGDAVAGLLTGMGRDGAEELRLLKEKGAITFAQDKVSSVVHGMPGEAIRLNAATLVLAPDKIAAVLTELAKKERQQ; translated from the coding sequence ATGATTAATGTCCTGATAGCCGAAGACTCTCCCGCAGTGCGCGAGTTTCTGGTTCACATACTCGGTTCGGATCCGGACATCCTGATTGTAGGCACGGCGAATGACGGCGAACAAGCTATCGAAGCGGTAGAACGTTATCGGCCCGATGTGATCACAATGGATATCCACATGCCGAAAATGGACGGACTGGAAGCGACGCGCCGCATCATGGAAACGCACCCGACGCCGATCGTGATCGTGAGCGGAAGCACAGATCCGCACGAGACGGCAACCATGTTCCGGGCCATCGAAGCAGGGGCATTGGCTGTACTGAAACGGCCTAACGGCATCGGCCATCCGGAACATGAAACCACGGTGCGGGAGCTGGTGCAGACGGTGAAGCTGATGGCAGAAGTCAGGACGGTGCGGCGCTGGCCGAAAACGCGCGTTGAGCCGATGCTGACTCCACCCGCGAAAACGGTGGCGGAGGGCGCGGCGAAGATCAAAGTGATCGCCATCGGCGCTTCGACCGGCGGTCCGCCTGTGCTGCAAACGATATTGGCGATGCTGCCCCGGGATTTCCCCGTGCCGGTATTGGTCGTGCAGCATATGGCGATCGGATTCATTACGGCATTCGCGGAGTGGCTGGCGAAGACATCCACCCTGCCGGTGCATGTCGCCATGCATGGCGAGCACCTTGTTCCCGGCCATGTCTATGTCGCACCGGATGAGTTTCAGATGAAAGTGGGGTTCGGCGGAAAGATCGTTCTTGCCAAGGATGAGCCGGAGAATGGATTGCGCCCCTCGGTCGCCTATCTGTTTCGCTCGCTTGTTGCCGTGTACGGAGGCGATGCAGTGGCCGGGCTGCTTACCGGCATGGGGCGAGATGGCGCCGAAGAGCTGCGGCTGCTGAAAGAAAAAGGGGCGATTACGTTTGCCCAGGATAAAGTCAGTTCCGTGGTGCACGGTATGCCGGGCGAGGCGATCAGGCTCAATGCGGCGACGTTAGTGCTGGCGCCGGACAAGATTGCCGCAGTGCTGACAGAATTGGCAAAGAAAGAGAGGCAACAATGA
- a CDS encoding hybrid sensor histidine kinase/response regulator: MTKQSDDFQKRLRATFQIEADEHLQVMSAGLIELENQPAQARYAEIVETVFREVHSLKGAARAVNLREVESACQALESVFAALKARQLSVSQPLFDLLHEAIDGLSMLLAMEDAALPVAGKSMVASLTRRFNDVLHGQFVQPAVVSTPAVLSATIPPAHREQPPDAPPEEIATVATPAQSLSVSFVSETVRVSTQKLDAVMRQVEELLSPRLASAQRAKELREVALSFVGWKKRRAVMRPVLRQIERYVDAGGNGAAEGMSRFPAQGLPKLLEYLESEHLFMNTLEERLLRLCKFAARDRRTLAGMSDNLLHDVKEMHLLPFSSLLETLPRVARELAREQDKQVKLEIQGGEIEIDRRILEEMKDPLIHLLRNCIDHGIEPPALRRDKGKPEQGRITIAITQKDGGKIEIMVADDGAGIDAARVHAVARKLGLVSDEAAGQMSEQETQSLIFMSGISTSQIITDISGRGIGLAIVREKVERMGGTVVLESGHAGSVRETGTSFRITLPLMLATFRGVLVRTGEHNFIIPALNVERVTRIAQQDIQTVENRPTIALDGQAVALVGLDDALALARPRAPERAPAQVLVVVLNAGHQHVAFRVDEIVGEQEVLVKALGRQLARVRNVAGASVLGTGQVVAVLNVPDLLKSAVKQTAPPSMAVAVSGETEKQSILVVEDSITSRSLLKNILESAGYRVVTAVDGIDAYTALKTGKFDLIVSDVEMPRMDGFDLTAKVRMDKQFAELPVVLVTALDSREDRERGIDVGANAYIVKSSFDQSNLLEVVQRLI, from the coding sequence ATGACCAAACAGAGTGACGACTTCCAGAAGAGACTGCGCGCGACGTTTCAGATCGAGGCGGACGAACATCTGCAGGTGATGTCGGCGGGCTTGATCGAATTGGAAAACCAGCCTGCGCAAGCTCGGTATGCGGAAATCGTTGAGACAGTGTTCCGTGAAGTGCACAGCCTGAAGGGCGCTGCGCGGGCCGTGAATCTCAGGGAGGTCGAGTCGGCCTGTCAGGCGCTGGAAAGCGTATTTGCGGCATTGAAAGCCAGGCAGCTCAGCGTTTCCCAGCCATTGTTCGATCTGCTGCATGAGGCGATCGATGGCCTGAGCATGCTGCTTGCGATGGAAGACGCAGCTCTGCCTGTTGCCGGCAAGTCGATGGTTGCATCGCTGACCCGGCGCTTTAATGACGTTTTGCATGGGCAGTTTGTCCAGCCTGCCGTTGTCTCAACACCAGCGGTACTCTCCGCCACAATTCCACCGGCACATCGGGAGCAGCCGCCAGATGCACCGCCTGAAGAGATTGCGACGGTTGCCACGCCAGCGCAATCCCTATCTGTCAGCTTCGTATCCGAGACGGTCAGGGTCTCTACGCAAAAACTCGATGCGGTGATGCGGCAGGTCGAGGAGCTGCTGTCGCCGCGACTGGCATCGGCACAGCGCGCCAAGGAACTGCGTGAGGTCGCGCTTTCTTTTGTGGGCTGGAAAAAGCGCCGGGCAGTGATGCGACCGGTACTGCGGCAGATCGAGCGTTATGTCGATGCGGGCGGCAATGGCGCAGCCGAAGGGATGTCAAGGTTCCCGGCACAGGGATTGCCGAAACTGCTGGAATATCTGGAGTCCGAGCATCTGTTCATGAATACGCTGGAGGAACGGCTGCTGCGCTTATGCAAGTTCGCTGCTCGCGACCGGCGTACGCTGGCCGGCATGAGCGATAATCTGCTGCACGACGTGAAAGAAATGCACCTGCTGCCGTTTTCATCGTTGCTCGAGACTTTACCGCGTGTCGCTCGCGAGCTTGCCCGCGAGCAGGACAAGCAGGTGAAGCTGGAGATTCAGGGCGGCGAGATTGAAATCGACCGGCGCATACTGGAAGAAATGAAAGATCCGCTGATACACCTGTTGCGCAATTGCATCGATCACGGCATCGAGCCGCCTGCATTGCGACGGGACAAGGGCAAGCCGGAGCAGGGCCGCATCACGATTGCCATTACGCAAAAGGATGGCGGCAAAATCGAGATCATGGTTGCCGACGATGGCGCGGGCATCGATGCCGCCAGGGTGCATGCGGTAGCGCGCAAGCTCGGCCTCGTTTCAGACGAGGCAGCAGGGCAGATGAGCGAGCAGGAAACGCAGTCGCTCATCTTCATGTCCGGCATTTCCACCAGCCAGATCATCACGGACATTTCAGGGCGTGGCATCGGACTTGCCATCGTGCGCGAAAAAGTCGAGCGCATGGGCGGCACCGTCGTGCTTGAATCGGGGCATGCCGGCAGCGTACGGGAAACAGGGACGTCTTTCCGCATTACGCTGCCGCTGATGCTGGCGACCTTCCGCGGCGTGCTGGTGCGTACCGGCGAACATAATTTCATCATCCCCGCGCTCAATGTCGAACGAGTGACGCGAATAGCGCAACAGGACATCCAGACGGTAGAGAATCGCCCGACGATAGCCCTCGATGGACAAGCCGTGGCGCTGGTCGGCCTCGACGATGCGCTGGCTCTGGCGCGCCCGCGTGCGCCTGAGAGGGCGCCCGCGCAGGTGCTGGTCGTCGTGCTCAATGCGGGGCATCAGCATGTCGCTTTTCGCGTTGACGAGATTGTTGGCGAACAGGAGGTGCTGGTCAAGGCGCTGGGTCGGCAACTCGCGCGCGTGCGCAACGTCGCCGGCGCAAGCGTGCTGGGTACGGGGCAGGTGGTGGCTGTACTCAATGTGCCGGACCTGCTGAAGTCGGCGGTAAAACAGACGGCACCGCCATCCATGGCCGTTGCCGTATCGGGAGAGACAGAAAAGCAATCCATACTGGTGGTGGAAGATTCCATCACTTCCAGATCGCTGCTCAAAAACATTCTGGAATCGGCCGGTTACCGTGTCGTTACTGCAGTGGATGGGATAGATGCCTATACCGCACTCAAGACCGGCAAGTTTGATCTGATCGTGTCGGATGTGGAAATGCCGCGCATGGACGGTTTTGACCTGACGGCCAAGGTACGCATGGACAAGCAGTTCGCCGAACTGCCGGTGGTACTGGTGACGGCACTGGATTCGCGCGAAGACCGCGAGCGCGGCATCGATGTGGGTGCGAATGCGTATATCGTAAAAAGCAGTTTCGATCAGAGCAACCTGCTGGAAGTCGTTCAGCGCCTGATTTAA
- a CDS encoding methyl-accepting chemotaxis protein — translation MNLDQQLVIDTYIGSLLEKLSERERLEELLDQIKEVAAVLTSSSSEILATTTQVASGAAETASAVNETTVTVEEVKQTAQLASQKARFVSDSAQKASQVSQNGRKAVEDAMQGMQNIQEQMESIAESIVRLSEQSQAIGEIIATVNDLAEQSNLLAVNAAIEANKAGEQGKGFAVVAQEVKSLAEQSKQATAQVRTILGDIQRATTATVLATEQGNKAVQAGVKQTGETGEAIRQLADSANEAAQAATQIAASSQQQMVGMDQVALAMENIKQASAQNVSGTRQAEVAARSLHELGQKLSDMIGGGVT, via the coding sequence ATGAATCTGGATCAGCAGCTGGTTATCGACACCTATATTGGTTCTTTACTGGAAAAACTAAGCGAACGGGAAAGGCTTGAAGAATTGCTCGACCAGATTAAGGAGGTCGCGGCTGTACTGACATCATCTTCGTCCGAAATTCTGGCGACGACGACGCAGGTAGCCTCGGGCGCGGCGGAGACGGCGAGTGCGGTGAACGAGACCACGGTCACGGTAGAGGAAGTGAAGCAGACAGCGCAGCTGGCGAGCCAGAAAGCGCGTTTTGTTTCAGACAGCGCGCAAAAGGCCTCGCAGGTATCGCAGAACGGACGCAAAGCAGTGGAAGACGCGATGCAGGGCATGCAAAACATCCAGGAACAAATGGAATCCATCGCCGAGAGCATCGTGCGGCTCTCCGAACAGAGCCAGGCGATCGGCGAGATCATCGCCACGGTCAACGACTTGGCCGAGCAATCGAACCTGCTCGCAGTGAATGCCGCCATCGAAGCGAACAAGGCAGGCGAACAGGGCAAAGGTTTTGCGGTCGTGGCGCAGGAGGTCAAGAGTCTGGCGGAGCAATCCAAGCAGGCGACGGCCCAGGTGCGCACGATACTCGGCGACATCCAGCGCGCGACCACCGCCACGGTGCTGGCCACCGAACAGGGCAACAAGGCCGTGCAAGCGGGCGTGAAACAGACTGGCGAGACCGGCGAAGCCATCCGCCAGCTGGCGGACAGCGCCAACGAAGCGGCGCAGGCGGCGACGCAGATTGCGGCCTCAAGCCAGCAACAGATGGTAGGCATGGATCAGGTGGCGCTGGCGATGGAGAATATCAAGCAGGCCAGCGCGCAGAATGTGTCCGGTACCCGGCAGGCGGAAGTGGCAGCGCGCAGTCTGCATGAATTGGGACAAAAGCTGAGTGACATGATCGGGGGCGGGGTCACATGA